In the genome of Anaerolineae bacterium, one region contains:
- the cas2 gene encoding CRISPR-associated endonuclease Cas2 yields the protein MPCLVIYDIPDDRVRTKVAELCLDYGLDRIQYSAFVGQLGSLHRRELMARIQRKIGRRAAKVQLIYVAEEDWRQRIVIEQEEKGIQA from the coding sequence ATGCCGTGCCTGGTGATCTATGATATTCCAGACGATCGTGTGCGGACCAAGGTCGCCGAGCTTTGTCTGGATTATGGACTTGATCGCATTCAGTACTCAGCGTTTGTGGGCCAGCTGGGCTCATTGCATCGCCGTGAGCTGATGGCCCGGATTCAGCGGAAGATTGGTCGAAGGGCGGCGAAGGTGCAACTGATCTATGTGGCTGAGGAGGATTGGCGGCAGCGGATCGTGATCGAGCAAGAGGAGAAGGGGATACAGGCTTGA
- the cas1 gene encoding CRISPR-associated endonuclease Cas1 encodes MPIIQHLIIDEFGTFIHKHEGRLQVERLKTGEMLVQAPLMHLEQVLIASNGVSISADAVRACAEAGIPIHFISGSGTPYASIVSMGLVGTVQTRRAQMLAYYDSRGLHLARAFAIGKIENQTRLIRYAAKNRREKDPELYHELQLLAGEILDHRADVEKAAGSCVDEARFELLSAEGRAAQKYWTAIQLLLRDQMDWPGRRTQGATDPFNMALNYGYGVLYGQVERAIWLAGLDPYAGFLHVDRPGKPSLVLDLIEEFRASVVDRTILSILNRGTSIEFDENKRLAQSTRRLIAERVLERLESPERYEGKRHKLGSILQMQARHLATYLRGEREEYTPYLASW; translated from the coding sequence ATGCCCATCATTCAACACCTGATCATAGATGAATTCGGCACGTTCATACACAAACATGAGGGACGGCTTCAGGTAGAACGGCTGAAGACGGGCGAGATGCTTGTTCAGGCCCCGTTGATGCACCTGGAGCAGGTATTGATCGCCTCCAACGGTGTTAGCATCAGCGCCGATGCTGTGCGCGCCTGCGCAGAGGCCGGTATCCCGATTCATTTTATCAGTGGTAGCGGCACGCCCTACGCGTCCATCGTCTCTATGGGGCTGGTGGGGACGGTACAGACCCGCCGTGCGCAGATGCTGGCTTATTACGATAGTCGCGGCTTGCATTTGGCTCGTGCCTTCGCCATCGGCAAGATTGAGAACCAAACGCGGCTGATCCGCTATGCTGCTAAGAATCGCCGCGAGAAGGACCCGGAACTATATCATGAGTTGCAACTGCTGGCCGGCGAGATTCTAGATCACCGCGCGGATGTGGAAAAGGCGGCAGGATCGTGCGTGGATGAGGCTCGTTTCGAGCTGTTGTCGGCGGAGGGGCGGGCGGCGCAGAAGTATTGGACGGCGATTCAGCTGCTGTTGCGAGATCAGATGGATTGGCCAGGTCGGCGCACCCAAGGCGCAACGGATCCCTTCAATATGGCCCTGAATTACGGCTATGGCGTCCTATACGGGCAGGTGGAGCGAGCGATCTGGTTGGCCGGGCTAGACCCCTATGCCGGGTTTCTGCACGTAGATCGGCCGGGCAAACCAAGCCTGGTGCTGGATTTGATTGAGGAGTTCCGGGCTTCAGTAGTGGATCGTACGATTCTAAGCATCTTGAATCGGGGCACATCGATTGAATTCGATGAGAATAAGCGTCTAGCTCAGAGCACACGCCGTCTTATTGCTGAGCGAGTATTGGAGCGGTTGGAGAGTCCAGAGCGATATGAAGGCAAGCGGCACAAGCTGGGCTCGATCCTGCAGATGCAGGCACGGCACCTGGCCACGTACCTACGGGGCGAGCGAGAGGAGTATACGCCATACTTGGCGAGCTGGTAA
- the cas6 gene encoding CRISPR system precrRNA processing endoribonuclease RAMP protein Cas6, whose translation MNEHCLPELTAYQIQITARAQTPLAFDRQPGQQLRGALFGILRRHYCPAPTDPDPGHSAICPVCWLLAREDENWWRGRDPVRAYTIIPPLDKGPKGRPPYHYHPGETFTFGVTLFGPAINLLPYLVLALPEMGRVGVGRPLAENQGRRGRFTPVRLLCVHPLTGQEQTLLAEGETIVQMPALAVTTADVIQAAERLAAQCNGRIRVRFLTPTRIIRQGQLTHRPLFRPFFGRLVDRIEGLAREYGQAEKMDSKPALIAADHVELVSDETTWVDLTSHSTRTGRTTPAGGFVGLATYSSSQWRVLLPWLVWGTLTQVGKNAVKGEGKFEIENARNWHYSSHKENPCPSFNT comes from the coding sequence ATGAACGAGCATTGTCTTCCAGAATTAACCGCCTACCAGATACAGATCACAGCACGCGCTCAGACGCCGCTGGCCTTTGATCGTCAGCCAGGTCAGCAACTGCGCGGTGCCCTCTTCGGCATCCTGCGCCGCCACTATTGCCCTGCTCCCACCGACCCTGACCCTGGCCATTCAGCCATCTGCCCGGTCTGCTGGTTGCTGGCCCGCGAGGACGAGAACTGGTGGCGCGGCCGCGACCCCGTACGGGCTTACACCATCATTCCCCCTCTCGACAAAGGCCCTAAGGGACGGCCTCCCTATCACTACCACCCCGGCGAGACCTTCACCTTCGGGGTCACGCTCTTTGGCCCGGCCATCAACCTTCTCCCCTATCTGGTGCTCGCTCTGCCAGAGATGGGACGGGTGGGCGTCGGCCGCCCCTTGGCCGAGAACCAGGGCCGCCGAGGGCGCTTCACCCCTGTCCGCCTCCTCTGCGTTCATCCGTTGACCGGTCAGGAGCAGACATTGCTGGCAGAGGGAGAGACCATCGTCCAGATGCCCGCGTTAGCGGTGACCACAGCCGATGTGATTCAGGCTGCTGAGCGATTAGCTGCCCAATGCAACGGTCGGATTCGTGTCCGTTTCCTCACCCCCACCCGTATCATACGCCAGGGCCAGCTGACTCATCGGCCACTCTTTCGCCCTTTTTTTGGCCGGCTGGTGGACCGCATCGAGGGATTGGCGCGGGAATACGGCCAGGCTGAGAAGATGGATTCCAAGCCCGCCCTTATAGCCGCTGACCATGTGGAGTTGGTGTCCGATGAGACGACCTGGGTGGACCTGACCAGTCACTCCACCCGCACCGGGCGGACTACGCCGGCGGGAGGCTTCGTCGGCCTGGCGACGTATAGCTCCTCGCAATGGCGGGTGCTCTTACCATGGCTCGTATGGGGAACCTTGACCCAGGTGGGCAAGAATGCGGTGAAAGGAGAGGGAAAGTTTGAGATCGAGAATGCGAGAAATTGGCATTACTCATCCCATAAGGAGAACCCATGCCCATCATTCAACACCTGA
- a CDS encoding DevR family CRISPR-associated autoregulator encodes MSDHLKPIYSLSICGRLALELHSLNNEGGEGNQTMTRTVAVVDTAGNVHKVNAISGDMFKHIQAEHFYLLARESGMPLCKGCETFRSDRILGDAEFLNTLPDSDAAAITNLLIKCALEDTEGTLIARGARSIPRKSIAEFSWVVGLPDKVRTESYFHVRYAQERGGEDVTQPIFHRPASSGIYASVANFELARIGFNDVSQTYAIEEEERLKRHRTFLRSVLHTYVEPAGAMRNTQNPHILNFEGVVTISYGVLPAPTISPLADDYKEQVQAVAKALDSNGKLAVHIFSNTAEFAAILQQIIQGTRPYRLFNQGG; translated from the coding sequence ATGTCCGATCATCTGAAACCCATCTATAGCTTGTCCATTTGCGGCCGCCTAGCTCTAGAACTGCATTCCCTAAATAACGAGGGCGGCGAAGGCAACCAGACCATGACCCGCACCGTGGCGGTGGTGGACACCGCAGGTAACGTGCACAAGGTCAACGCCATCAGCGGCGATATGTTTAAGCATATCCAGGCAGAACATTTCTACCTGCTGGCTCGGGAAAGCGGGATGCCACTTTGCAAGGGATGTGAGACCTTCCGCTCTGACCGCATCCTAGGCGATGCCGAGTTTTTGAACACCTTACCAGATAGCGATGCGGCCGCCATCACCAACTTGCTTATCAAGTGTGCGCTGGAGGATACCGAAGGCACGCTCATCGCCCGCGGCGCCCGTTCGATCCCCCGTAAGTCAATAGCCGAGTTCAGTTGGGTAGTTGGTCTGCCCGACAAGGTGCGCACCGAGTCGTATTTTCACGTACGTTATGCCCAAGAGCGCGGTGGGGAGGACGTAACCCAGCCCATCTTTCACAGGCCAGCGTCATCAGGCATCTATGCTTCGGTTGCCAACTTCGAGCTGGCGCGCATCGGCTTCAACGACGTCAGCCAGACCTACGCCATCGAGGAGGAGGAACGACTGAAGCGCCATCGCACCTTCCTGCGCAGCGTGCTGCACACCTACGTGGAGCCGGCCGGTGCCATGCGTAATACACAGAACCCCCATATCCTAAACTTCGAGGGAGTGGTGACCATTAGCTACGGCGTGTTACCTGCGCCGACTATCAGCCCTCTAGCCGACGACTATAAGGAGCAGGTACAGGCGGTGGCAAAAGCGCTGGACAGCAACGGCAAATTGGCGGTGCACATCTTCAGCAACACGGCGGAGTTCGCAGCCATCTTGCAGCAGATCATCCAGGGAACGCGGCCGTATCGGTTGTTCAATCAAGGAGGCTGA
- a CDS encoding DEAD/DEAH box helicase has translation MPLYPYQERVKALLHQGRSVVLQAPTGSGKTRAALAPFVEAFFDLPNDAFPKQCLYSVPMRVLASQFYHEYHGLARRYERVHRRKLDVRIQTGERPEDPELVGDLVFATLDQTLSSALGVPYSLSSSRANLNIGAVLSSYLVFDEFHLFPYEAMQSTLQLLRLVSRLVPFLLMTATFSRTMLEAIGELLEADLVVVSPEEVAHIETQWGQRPRKWRRFEVAGAELTAEAVLAAHDLRSLVVCNTVDRAIALYEQLRRVGCRPVPVTDPDLAPIYQVLAGRLGDEWDKAAAQGVRMLRDRLAAGPEDRPWVMLLHSRFERPHRQLKEALLQALWNPRGLEVSDGPSLIVVATQVVEVGLDISAQTLHTEIAPAASVLQRAGRCARYPGQQGQVIIYPVPLKEDGEPDYAPYGGSRVEVVVCDRSWQAFRERDGAILDFAAEQEVINQAHSEADAAMLQAMREGQGELWQRITDALVSGDPSARPQLIRRVDSRTVIVYEAPSSVSEESPYHFQGISIWHGTLRGKVNELNQMRDDLGLDWALRYLVVQGDEEKDEELVYRWLDVERPDDISLSLIFAVHPRLAAYDAEHGLWLGRVSDGSYLSPRVTMRRERPDYASYQLESYLAHIANMRRIFEGDIAAHNPVADGRLRRRLAWPARRFAEQEGDWRLPAGLLERAVRLAIALHDVGKLSEEWQRFAAKYQEAIGECAPAFLVAHTHYERGNPVHEEAQRKTRRYKPSTHAGESASAAVRLLFEALDGRTYPGLYRAAFTAIARHHSPSLDEAKPYRLHPKASETVAEALAVVGGIAWREWARWLRSAEEAPNVRKHLPEAPPDGDWAWWFQYFIIVRILRLCDGLSQEEG, from the coding sequence ATGCCCCTGTATCCGTACCAGGAGCGCGTCAAAGCTTTGCTTCATCAGGGACGCTCTGTTGTTCTGCAAGCCCCCACTGGCTCCGGTAAGACACGGGCTGCGCTAGCGCCTTTCGTTGAGGCGTTCTTCGATTTGCCCAATGACGCCTTCCCCAAACAGTGTCTCTACTCAGTGCCTATGCGCGTGCTAGCGAGCCAGTTCTACCACGAGTATCACGGGTTAGCCAGGCGCTACGAGCGGGTTCACCGCCGCAAGTTAGACGTGCGTATCCAAACTGGCGAGCGGCCGGAGGATCCGGAATTGGTGGGGGATCTGGTCTTTGCCACCCTGGATCAAACCTTGAGCAGCGCTTTGGGCGTGCCTTATAGTCTCTCATCCAGCCGGGCCAATCTAAACATAGGCGCAGTGCTCAGCTCCTATCTGGTGTTCGATGAGTTCCATCTTTTTCCCTATGAAGCGATGCAATCTACCCTGCAGCTTCTACGCCTAGTGAGCCGGCTAGTGCCCTTTTTGCTGATGACGGCTACGTTCTCTCGGACCATGCTAGAGGCCATCGGCGAGCTGCTCGAGGCCGATCTAGTGGTTGTTTCGCCGGAGGAGGTGGCCCATATCGAGACCCAGTGGGGGCAGCGGCCTCGCAAATGGCGTCGGTTTGAGGTGGCCGGGGCCGAATTGACTGCAGAGGCTGTATTAGCAGCCCACGATCTCCGTTCGCTGGTCGTATGCAACACTGTGGATCGGGCCATTGCGCTCTACGAGCAGCTCCGACGAGTTGGCTGTCGCCCCGTACCGGTGACTGATCCCGACTTAGCGCCCATCTATCAAGTCTTGGCTGGCCGTCTTGGCGACGAGTGGGATAAGGCGGCTGCACAAGGGGTGCGGATGCTTCGTGACCGGCTAGCTGCTGGCCCTGAGGATCGACCCTGGGTGATGTTGCTGCACAGCCGTTTCGAGCGACCCCACCGCCAGCTCAAAGAGGCACTACTGCAGGCGCTTTGGAATCCCAGGGGGTTAGAAGTCAGTGATGGCCCTTCTCTCATCGTCGTCGCTACCCAGGTGGTCGAGGTAGGGCTGGATATCAGTGCTCAGACGCTACACACAGAGATTGCGCCAGCGGCCAGCGTGCTGCAGCGGGCCGGCCGCTGTGCCCGTTATCCCGGCCAGCAGGGCCAAGTGATCATTTATCCGGTTCCATTAAAAGAGGATGGTGAACCCGATTATGCTCCTTACGGTGGTAGCAGAGTTGAGGTCGTTGTGTGCGATCGCTCCTGGCAGGCGTTTCGCGAACGAGATGGGGCTATCCTGGACTTTGCCGCCGAGCAAGAGGTGATCAACCAAGCGCACAGCGAGGCTGACGCAGCTATGCTTCAGGCCATGCGCGAGGGCCAGGGCGAGCTTTGGCAGCGCATTACCGATGCACTGGTGAGCGGAGATCCCAGCGCTCGGCCGCAGCTCATCCGCCGAGTAGACAGCCGTACGGTGATCGTATATGAGGCTCCTTCAAGCGTGAGCGAGGAAAGCCCCTATCACTTTCAAGGTATCTCCATCTGGCACGGCACCCTACGCGGCAAAGTGAACGAGCTGAACCAGATGCGCGATGATCTAGGGCTGGATTGGGCACTGCGCTACCTAGTCGTGCAGGGAGACGAGGAAAAGGACGAGGAGCTCGTCTATCGCTGGCTGGATGTCGAAAGGCCAGATGATATCAGCTTATCGCTTATTTTCGCCGTACATCCTCGTCTGGCGGCTTACGATGCAGAGCATGGTCTGTGGCTGGGGCGCGTCTCGGATGGCAGCTATCTCTCTCCGAGAGTGACGATGCGCCGAGAGCGGCCTGATTACGCTAGTTATCAGCTAGAGTCATACTTAGCTCATATCGCCAACATGCGCCGGATCTTCGAAGGTGATATCGCTGCTCACAACCCAGTGGCCGACGGGCGGTTACGCCGCCGGCTGGCATGGCCAGCCCGCCGCTTCGCCGAGCAAGAAGGAGATTGGCGCCTACCGGCAGGTCTGTTGGAGCGAGCCGTGAGGCTGGCCATCGCGCTGCACGACGTGGGCAAGTTGAGTGAGGAGTGGCAGCGCTTCGCTGCGAAATACCAAGAGGCCATCGGCGAGTGTGCGCCGGCCTTCCTGGTAGCACATACGCACTACGAACGCGGCAACCCAGTTCACGAGGAAGCGCAACGCAAGACGCGCCGCTACAAGCCCTCCACCCACGCAGGCGAAAGCGCATCGGCTGCGGTGCGCCTGTTGTTTGAGGCACTGGATGGCCGCACTTATCCTGGCCTCTACCGCGCCGCCTTCACGGCTATCGCCCGGCACCACAGTCCTAGCCTGGATGAAGCCAAGCCTTACCGCCTACATCCTAAGGCCAGCGAGACAGTGGCCGAAGCGTTGGCCGTGGTAGGTGGCATAGCATGGCGAGAGTGGGCACGCTGGCTGCGCTCGGCCGAGGAAGCTCCCAACGTGCGCAAGCATCTGCCCGAAGCGCCGCCTGACGGCGACTGGGCCTGGTGGTTTCAATACTTTATCATCGTCCGCATTTTGCGGCTGTGCGACGGGCTGTCGCAGGAGGAAGGCTGA
- a CDS encoding WYL domain-containing protein has product MSERAIAKAERLLRLEILLLNYPEGLHRAEIARRLGVHRSTVSRDIDTLSACVPIWEDGNKVGIHRDGYLTRVRLTLHESTALFLAARMMATRTDKHNPHAAAAMRKLGISLERIAPLISRHLEITAQVMEDEAQRHDPVYMDVLETLTRAWSERRKVRLWHLHEPTRCVFEYVFAPFFIEPYPVGQTIHTIGWREPPGALRTFKLERIQRIELLNESYVIPDDFDLRALLDTAWGIWYTEGEPQKVVLRFHPRVAHRVRETRWHRNEEVKEQPDGSLIWEAEIAEPQEMMPWIRGWGADVEVLKPLELREQLMGEAKAMAEIYGWHVTSRPVNPGSTTLEDFFGG; this is encoded by the coding sequence ATGAGCGAACGGGCTATCGCTAAGGCAGAACGGCTATTGCGGCTGGAAATCCTGCTCCTCAACTATCCAGAAGGGCTACACCGGGCGGAGATCGCGCGCAGGCTAGGCGTCCACCGATCTACCGTAAGTCGTGATATCGACACGCTCAGCGCTTGCGTGCCAATTTGGGAAGATGGGAACAAGGTGGGCATTCACCGAGATGGTTATCTCACCAGAGTGCGGCTTACCCTTCACGAGAGCACGGCTCTCTTCCTAGCCGCCCGAATGATGGCAACGCGAACGGACAAACACAATCCTCATGCAGCGGCTGCTATGCGCAAGCTGGGCATATCTCTCGAGCGCATCGCCCCTCTGATCTCTCGACATCTGGAAATCACAGCACAGGTAATGGAAGACGAAGCACAGAGACACGATCCGGTCTACATGGATGTGCTGGAGACCCTCACGCGAGCGTGGTCAGAGCGGCGAAAGGTGCGTTTGTGGCATCTGCATGAGCCGACGCGCTGTGTCTTCGAATATGTATTCGCCCCCTTCTTCATTGAACCATACCCAGTCGGTCAGACAATCCACACTATTGGCTGGCGCGAGCCACCAGGGGCGCTACGTACTTTCAAACTGGAGCGCATCCAGCGTATCGAGCTGCTTAACGAATCGTATGTCATCCCTGACGACTTCGACCTGCGTGCTCTGCTTGACACAGCATGGGGGATCTGGTACACGGAGGGCGAGCCACAGAAAGTGGTCTTACGTTTTCATCCCCGGGTGGCTCATCGGGTGCGTGAGACGCGCTGGCATCGGAACGAAGAGGTCAAAGAACAGCCCGACGGCAGCCTCATATGGGAGGCAGAGATCGCTGAGCCTCAGGAGATGATGCCCTGGATCCGAGGCTGGGGGGCCGATGTAGAAGTGCTGAAGCCTTTAGAGCTTCGAGAGCAGTTGATGGGAGAGGCCAAGGCTATGGCCGAGATATACGGATGGCATGTAACCTCCCGTCCCGTTAACCCTGGCTCCACCACCTTGGAGGACTTCTTCGGAGGTTAA
- a CDS encoding secondary thiamine-phosphate synthase enzyme YjbQ, producing MKSYRKELWFHVPARRAFINITPQVEECLRESGIQEGLCLVNAMHITASVFINDDEPGLHQDFEEWLEGLAPHEPISRYRHNRTGEDNADAHLKRQVMGREVVVAVTNGRLDFGPWEQIFYGEFDGRRPKRVLVKIIGE from the coding sequence ATGAAGAGCTATCGCAAAGAGCTGTGGTTCCACGTGCCAGCTCGCCGGGCCTTTATCAACATCACGCCGCAGGTGGAAGAGTGTCTACGGGAGAGCGGCATCCAGGAAGGGCTATGCCTGGTCAACGCCATGCATATCACCGCTTCAGTTTTCATCAACGATGACGAACCTGGTCTGCATCAGGACTTCGAAGAATGGCTAGAGGGGTTAGCTCCTCACGAGCCGATTAGCCGCTATCGCCATAACCGCACCGGTGAGGATAACGCCGATGCTCATCTGAAGCGCCAGGTTATGGGTCGGGAGGTGGTAGTAGCTGTGACCAATGGGCGATTGGATTTCGGCCCATGGGAACAGATATTTTATGGCGAGTTCGACGGCCGTCGCCCGAAGCGGGTGTTGGTGAAGATCATCGGGGAGTAA
- the csx15 gene encoding CRISPR-associated protein Csx15, translating to MILLNFAHPLIAEHMAQIECLTGQRVERVIEIHTQIDPQQPLVPQVTALVDQVGLSPAEWQTLPLLVNPPSLNFIAVALLAELHGRCGYFPAHLRMRRIDEGNALVYSGPPRYEVAEILDLQAVRDLARRRRGQP from the coding sequence ATGATCCTTCTTAACTTCGCTCACCCTCTCATCGCCGAACATATGGCCCAGATCGAATGCCTCACTGGCCAGCGGGTGGAGCGGGTAATCGAGATCCACACTCAGATTGATCCCCAGCAACCGCTAGTGCCGCAGGTCACGGCATTGGTAGACCAGGTCGGCCTCTCCCCGGCCGAGTGGCAGACTTTGCCGCTGTTAGTGAACCCGCCATCGCTGAACTTTATCGCCGTGGCATTGCTGGCCGAGCTCCATGGCCGCTGTGGCTATTTTCCCGCCCACCTGAGGATGCGGCGCATCGACGAAGGTAACGCCCTCGTCTATTCGGGTCCGCCCCGATACGAGGTGGCGGAGATTCTGGACTTACAAGCGGTGCGAGACTTGGCCAGAAGGCGGAGGGGACAGCCATGA
- a CDS encoding carbohydrate ABC transporter permease, with amino-acid sequence MVTPSKSLVMRRSLAAMPALRGLTRGEWWWRAFVWVVLLVGAFIMALPFFWLVSSSLKLEQRVFQFPPQWIPDPVRFENYIEALTYKPFHLYVKNTLIIVILNEIAVLWSASFCAYGFARIQFPGRDFWFGVVLATMMVPYFVLMVPTFVIFSRLQWIDTFLPLTVPAFFGGGAFNIFLLRQFFRTIPAELADAARIDGCSEFGIYARIMLPLAKPALTTVAIFTFLGGWNDFIGPLLYLNSPEKFTVSIGLATFRSAMYTPRWNLMMAASAAMVLPVILVFFLAQRYFVQGIVMSGLKG; translated from the coding sequence ATGGTCACACCCAGCAAATCCCTCGTGATGAGGCGATCGCTCGCTGCCATGCCGGCTCTTCGAGGGCTGACCAGAGGGGAGTGGTGGTGGCGTGCTTTCGTGTGGGTGGTGTTGTTAGTCGGGGCTTTCATCATGGCTTTGCCCTTCTTCTGGCTGGTGAGCAGCTCTCTAAAGCTGGAGCAAAGGGTCTTTCAGTTCCCTCCTCAGTGGATCCCCGATCCAGTTCGCTTTGAGAACTATATCGAGGCCCTAACCTACAAACCATTTCACCTCTACGTCAAAAACACCCTGATCATCGTGATCCTGAACGAGATCGCTGTCCTCTGGTCGGCCTCCTTCTGCGCGTATGGATTTGCGCGCATCCAGTTCCCAGGCCGTGACTTTTGGTTCGGCGTCGTGTTGGCCACCATGATGGTGCCCTATTTCGTGCTCATGGTGCCAACCTTTGTGATCTTCAGCCGTTTGCAGTGGATAGACACGTTCTTGCCTCTGACAGTCCCCGCCTTCTTCGGCGGTGGCGCGTTTAACATTTTCCTGCTGCGGCAGTTCTTCCGAACGATCCCGGCTGAGCTGGCGGACGCTGCCCGCATAGACGGCTGCAGCGAGTTCGGCATCTACGCGCGCATCATGTTGCCGCTGGCCAAGCCGGCCCTGACCACCGTGGCCATCTTCACCTTCCTGGGCGGCTGGAACGACTTTATCGGCCCACTCTTGTACTTGAACTCGCCGGAGAAGTTCACCGTTTCCATCGGGCTGGCCACCTTCCGCAGCGCCATGTACACGCCGCGCTGGAACCTAATGATGGCCGCCTCCGCGGCAATGGTGTTACCCGTCATTTTGGTTTTCTTCCTCGCGCAGCGGTATTTCGTCCAAGGGATCGTGATGAGCGGGCTAAAGGGCTAA
- a CDS encoding sugar ABC transporter permease, which yields MAIRWFDRLQPRTLAGKRTLVGYVFISPFILGFLLWFLVPASTAVWLTFTDWNMINPPKFIGLDNIRELFRDKLFLQALKVTTNYTIISVPLGLVMSFLLALLMNTKVRGISFFRTVYYLPSIVPAVANAVLWVWILNTEFGLLNVLLRSIGLPKIRWLQEPEWAMPALILMSLWGLGGSMVVYLAGLQGIPEVYYEAAEIDGAGRWDKLVHVTIPLMSPVIFFNLVMGVIGSFQVFTAGYLVTNGGPQNATLFYVLYLYRNGFQYLKMGYAATLAWVLFFIILALTLLIFKYIGSMVYYEEAR from the coding sequence GTGGCAATCCGATGGTTTGATCGCTTACAACCTCGAACACTGGCAGGCAAACGCACTCTGGTCGGTTACGTGTTCATTTCGCCCTTCATCTTGGGCTTTCTGTTGTGGTTCCTTGTCCCCGCGTCCACTGCGGTCTGGCTGACCTTCACTGACTGGAACATGATCAACCCGCCAAAGTTCATCGGGCTGGACAACATCCGAGAGCTCTTTCGGGATAAGCTCTTTCTGCAGGCCCTCAAGGTCACTACCAACTACACCATCATCTCGGTGCCGTTGGGGTTGGTGATGAGCTTTCTACTCGCCCTGTTGATGAACACAAAGGTGCGGGGCATCAGCTTCTTCCGCACCGTATATTACCTGCCAAGCATCGTCCCTGCGGTGGCCAACGCGGTCCTGTGGGTCTGGATCCTGAACACCGAATTCGGCCTGTTGAACGTGTTGCTCCGCTCTATAGGCCTGCCCAAGATCCGCTGGCTACAGGAGCCGGAGTGGGCTATGCCGGCGTTGATCCTGATGAGCCTATGGGGGCTGGGCGGGAGTATGGTGGTCTATCTGGCCGGCTTGCAGGGAATCCCCGAAGTGTACTACGAGGCGGCGGAGATTGACGGCGCGGGGCGATGGGACAAGCTGGTGCATGTCACCATCCCCCTCATGTCCCCGGTGATCTTTTTCAACTTGGTCATGGGCGTAATAGGCTCATTTCAGGTGTTTACAGCCGGCTACTTGGTGACCAACGGCGGGCCGCAAAACGCCACCCTCTTTTACGTGCTATACCTATATCGAAATGGATTCCAGTACCTCAAGATGGGCTATGCGGCCACGCTGGCGTGGGTGTTGTTCTTCATCATTCTGGCGCTGACGCTGCTCATCTTTAAGTACATAGGCAGCATGGTTTACTACGAGGAAGCTCGCTAG